One genomic region from Strix uralensis isolate ZFMK-TIS-50842 chromosome 5, bStrUra1, whole genome shotgun sequence encodes:
- the LGALS2 gene encoding galectin-2 isoform X2: MCVTQMDSACLKNSCKSSELSNPPGLTLKEKFEIFNLDMKTGDTLKVKGKISDDADSFSINLGCSSSDLALHFNPRFNESVIVCNSRCSKAWQAEHRDNHLCFSKGSTIKVIIEMLADKFQVKLPDGHEVEFPNRHCYDKISYMSVKGGFRVTSFKLD, translated from the exons ATGTGTGTGACTCAGATGGATTCTGCTTGTCTGAAGAATTCCTGCAAGTCTTCAGAGTTGTCCAACCCGCCTGGGCTCACACTCAAA GAAAAATTTGAAATCTTCAACCTGGATATGAAGACTGGGGATACCCTGAAGGTCAAGGGCAAGATATCTGATGATGCTGACAG CTTCAGCATCAATCTCGGCTGCAGCTCCTCGGATCTGGCACTTCACTTCAATCCCCGCTTCAATGAGTCTGTCATTGTCTGCAACTCCAGGTGCTCCAAGGCCTGGCAGGCAGAGCATCGTGATAACCACCTCTGTTTCTCCAAGGGCTCCACTATCAAG GTCATCATTGAAATGCTGGCAGACAAATTCCAAGTGAAACTACCAGATGGGCATGAAGTGGAGTTCCCCAACCGACACTGCTACGACAAGATCAGCTACATGAGCGTCAAGGGAGGCTTCAGGGTCACCTCCTTCAAGCTGGACTGA
- the LGALS2 gene encoding galectin-2 isoform X1, with amino-acid sequence MGTSFLVLIVALASPASPGQSSLVHALQIHRPAYPVSCLPQCLAEEKFEIFNLDMKTGDTLKVKGKISDDADSFSINLGCSSSDLALHFNPRFNESVIVCNSRCSKAWQAEHRDNHLCFSKGSTIKVIIEMLADKFQVKLPDGHEVEFPNRHCYDKISYMSVKGGFRVTSFKLD; translated from the exons ATGGGCACCAGTTTCCTTGTGCTCATCGTTGCCTTGGCTTCTCCTGCATCTCCTGGACAATCCTCTCTTGTACACGCCCTCCAGATCCACAGACCTGCTTATCCAGTCTCCTGCTTACCTCAGTGTTTGGCTGAG GAAAAATTTGAAATCTTCAACCTGGATATGAAGACTGGGGATACCCTGAAGGTCAAGGGCAAGATATCTGATGATGCTGACAG CTTCAGCATCAATCTCGGCTGCAGCTCCTCGGATCTGGCACTTCACTTCAATCCCCGCTTCAATGAGTCTGTCATTGTCTGCAACTCCAGGTGCTCCAAGGCCTGGCAGGCAGAGCATCGTGATAACCACCTCTGTTTCTCCAAGGGCTCCACTATCAAG GTCATCATTGAAATGCTGGCAGACAAATTCCAAGTGAAACTACCAGATGGGCATGAAGTGGAGTTCCCCAACCGACACTGCTACGACAAGATCAGCTACATGAGCGTCAAGGGAGGCTTCAGGGTCACCTCCTTCAAGCTGGACTGA
- the LGALS2 gene encoding galectin-2 isoform X3, with product MGPWRDTRRQEKFEIFNLDMKTGDTLKVKGKISDDADSFSINLGCSSSDLALHFNPRFNESVIVCNSRCSKAWQAEHRDNHLCFSKGSTIKVIIEMLADKFQVKLPDGHEVEFPNRHCYDKISYMSVKGGFRVTSFKLD from the exons ATGGGGCCCTGGAGAGACACTCGCAGGCAG GAAAAATTTGAAATCTTCAACCTGGATATGAAGACTGGGGATACCCTGAAGGTCAAGGGCAAGATATCTGATGATGCTGACAG CTTCAGCATCAATCTCGGCTGCAGCTCCTCGGATCTGGCACTTCACTTCAATCCCCGCTTCAATGAGTCTGTCATTGTCTGCAACTCCAGGTGCTCCAAGGCCTGGCAGGCAGAGCATCGTGATAACCACCTCTGTTTCTCCAAGGGCTCCACTATCAAG GTCATCATTGAAATGCTGGCAGACAAATTCCAAGTGAAACTACCAGATGGGCATGAAGTGGAGTTCCCCAACCGACACTGCTACGACAAGATCAGCTACATGAGCGTCAAGGGAGGCTTCAGGGTCACCTCCTTCAAGCTGGACTGA
- the LGALS2 gene encoding galectin-2 isoform X4 codes for MAEKFEIFNLDMKTGDTLKVKGKISDDADSFSINLGCSSSDLALHFNPRFNESVIVCNSRCSKAWQAEHRDNHLCFSKGSTIKVIIEMLADKFQVKLPDGHEVEFPNRHCYDKISYMSVKGGFRVTSFKLD; via the exons ATGGCT GAAAAATTTGAAATCTTCAACCTGGATATGAAGACTGGGGATACCCTGAAGGTCAAGGGCAAGATATCTGATGATGCTGACAG CTTCAGCATCAATCTCGGCTGCAGCTCCTCGGATCTGGCACTTCACTTCAATCCCCGCTTCAATGAGTCTGTCATTGTCTGCAACTCCAGGTGCTCCAAGGCCTGGCAGGCAGAGCATCGTGATAACCACCTCTGTTTCTCCAAGGGCTCCACTATCAAG GTCATCATTGAAATGCTGGCAGACAAATTCCAAGTGAAACTACCAGATGGGCATGAAGTGGAGTTCCCCAACCGACACTGCTACGACAAGATCAGCTACATGAGCGTCAAGGGAGGCTTCAGGGTCACCTCCTTCAAGCTGGACTGA